In Rhizobium jaguaris, a single window of DNA contains:
- a CDS encoding NAD-dependent succinate-semialdehyde dehydrogenase has protein sequence MKLNDVSLFRQACPVAGNWIEAKDHQATTIRNPATGDALGAVPDLGAAETEEAIRAAVIAQKLWAKKTAGERATILKAWHRLMIENIDDLAMILTLEQGKPLAEAKGEIAYGASFIEWFAEEARRINGETIPGHQQDKRILVLRQPAGVVAAITPWNFPNAMVTRKVGPALAVGCAVVLKPAPQTPFSAIALAVLAERAGLPPGLLNIVTGDAAAIGGALTASPAIRVLTFTGSTRTGELLYRQCAPTIKKLGLELGGNAPFIVFDDADLDAAVEGAIIAKFRNNGQTCVCANRLYVQDGVYEAFAAKLADAVEKLEVGNGLERDVVLGPLIDENAVAKIDTHIHDAVAKGAGIVSGGKRHALGGLFFEPTILRDVDASMQVAREETFGPLAPLFRFRDEQDVIEQANDTEFGLASYFYARDLSRVFRVAEALEFGMVGVNTGLVSTAEAPFGGVKMSGLGREGSRHGLEEYTELKYVCLGSIS, from the coding sequence ATGAAGCTGAATGATGTTTCACTATTTCGCCAGGCATGTCCGGTCGCGGGCAATTGGATCGAAGCGAAGGATCATCAGGCGACGACGATCCGCAATCCGGCCACTGGCGACGCACTGGGCGCAGTTCCGGATCTGGGGGCCGCGGAAACCGAGGAGGCAATCCGGGCTGCCGTCATCGCCCAAAAGCTCTGGGCAAAGAAGACCGCGGGGGAGCGCGCTACCATATTGAAGGCGTGGCATCGCCTGATGATCGAAAATATCGATGATCTGGCGATGATCCTGACGCTGGAGCAGGGAAAGCCTTTGGCCGAGGCCAAGGGGGAAATTGCCTATGGTGCGAGCTTCATCGAATGGTTTGCCGAGGAGGCGAGGCGCATCAACGGCGAGACCATACCTGGCCATCAGCAGGACAAGCGGATCCTTGTCCTGCGCCAGCCTGCAGGCGTCGTCGCTGCCATCACGCCCTGGAACTTCCCGAATGCCATGGTGACCCGCAAGGTCGGCCCGGCGCTTGCCGTCGGCTGCGCAGTCGTCCTCAAGCCAGCGCCACAGACGCCTTTTTCCGCCATCGCGCTTGCCGTCCTTGCGGAGCGCGCGGGTCTGCCGCCGGGCCTTCTCAATATCGTCACCGGTGATGCCGCGGCAATTGGCGGGGCGTTGACCGCAAGCCCGGCCATCAGGGTTCTGACCTTCACCGGGTCCACGCGCACGGGCGAACTGCTTTATCGGCAATGCGCGCCGACGATCAAGAAGCTCGGTCTCGAGCTTGGTGGCAATGCCCCATTCATCGTGTTTGACGACGCGGATCTCGACGCTGCGGTCGAGGGTGCGATCATCGCCAAGTTTCGCAACAACGGACAAACCTGCGTTTGCGCCAACCGCCTGTATGTCCAGGATGGTGTCTACGAAGCTTTTGCGGCCAAGCTCGCCGATGCGGTTGAGAAATTGGAGGTCGGCAACGGGCTGGAGCGCGACGTTGTGCTTGGCCCGCTCATCGACGAAAACGCCGTCGCCAAGATCGACACCCATATTCACGATGCCGTGGCAAAGGGTGCGGGCATCGTTTCCGGGGGGAAACGCCATGCACTTGGCGGCCTCTTCTTCGAGCCAACCATTCTCCGCGACGTCGATGCCAGCATGCAGGTCGCGCGTGAGGAAACCTTCGGGCCTCTCGCGCCGCTCTTTCGGTTCCGCGACGAGCAGGACGTCATCGAACAGGCAAACGACACTGAATTCGGGCTCGCCTCCTATTTCTACGCTCGTGATCTCTCGCGTGTCTTTCGTGTGGCCGAAGCGCTCGAATTCGGGATGGTCGGCGTCAATACCGGTCTCGTCTCTACGGCGGAGGCTCCGTTCGGCGGCGTGAAGATGTCGGGTCTCGGCCGCGAAGGGTCCAGGCACGGATTGGAGGAATACACGGAGCTGAAATATGTTTGCCTTGGGAGTATTTCCTAG
- a CDS encoding sarcosine oxidase subunit gamma, whose product MRDRPAHRPALAGKAVFEGSGIRLETLPEGHLLHVMGSIDTKILAGYLSAADLAESSLRPAGFRQWFVVGDDKLAPARIAALSSILQGNAFVSDQSHGRVRIGLSGPLAAETLAKGTAVDLDPSVFPEGHSVVTLFGHVSLHLTRTGLERFELTVLRSYAEHLHEELEHLAAAA is encoded by the coding sequence ATGCGTGATCGTCCCGCACACAGACCGGCACTTGCCGGCAAGGCCGTATTCGAAGGGTCGGGCATCCGGCTGGAGACCCTGCCGGAAGGCCATCTACTGCATGTGATGGGCTCGATCGATACCAAAATCCTAGCCGGCTATCTTTCGGCAGCCGACCTTGCGGAAAGCAGTCTCCGCCCGGCCGGCTTCCGGCAATGGTTCGTCGTCGGCGACGACAAGCTTGCACCTGCGCGCATTGCCGCTCTCTCATCAATCCTCCAAGGGAATGCCTTTGTCTCCGACCAGAGCCATGGGCGGGTTCGTATCGGCCTTTCCGGTCCCCTTGCGGCCGAAACCCTAGCGAAAGGCACCGCCGTCGATCTCGATCCCTCAGTTTTTCCCGAAGGCCATTCGGTGGTCACGCTTTTCGGCCATGTCTCGCTGCACCTGACGCGTACCGGACTGGAGCGGTTCGAACTGACGGTATTGCGCAGCTATGCCGAACATCTCCATGAAGAGCTGGAGCACCTGGCAGCCGCCGCCTGA
- a CDS encoding sarcosine oxidase subunit alpha family protein has protein sequence MTSYRLSVGGQIDRSKTVNFTFDGRELTGHPGDTLASALLANGIQLVGRSFKYHRPRGILTAGAAEPNALVTTGTGGRTEANSRATMIELHEGLIARSQNRWPSLGFDIGAVNGLFSPFLSAGFYYKTFMWPAGLWEKLYEPLIRKAAGLGKASYEADPDSYEKRWGHCDLLVIGAGPTGLAAALTAGRAGARVIVADEGPALGGNLLLEAGTILRDILDELESLPNVRLLSRTTVIGWYDDNVFGAVERVQKHLATPDPHRPVERLWRIIATRAILATGAEERPLVFGGNDIPGVMMAGAMCSYLNRQAIAPGVRTVVFTTNQSGYRTAADLEAAGLEVAAIVDSRANSHDTWSGRAPVLTNARVVDAHGRKCLHRLSVATASGTQRIEADALAVSGGWSPIIHLACQRGAKPIWSAEKAAFLAPERQEGLLIAGSAAGLAATDACLGDGAGKAVEALKAIGFSNVMPAFAVVEEISPAVASLWYVKGGKGKAFVDYQNDVHLKDLGLAVREGYGHVELAKRYTTNGMATDQGKLSNINAIGILAEARGVSPAEVGTTTFRPFYTPVSFGALTGTARGKHFQPARKSPLHNWAKKNGATFVETGLWYRSSWFPRQGETTWRESVDREVLNIRKNAGICDVSTLGKIEILGRDAATFLDRVYCNGFAKLSVGKARYGVMLREDGMIYDDGTTSRLGENHFFMTTTTALAAGVLTHLEFCAQTLWPELDVYFASSTDQWAQMAIAGPKSRAILSEIVDEDLSDVAFPFMSARIVSLFGGTLEGRLFRISFSGELAYELAVPAGYGEWVADAIMEVGEKHGICPYGAEALGVMRIEKGHVTHAEINGTVTPNDLGLGRMVSATKSDFIGKAMLTREGLQLPDRPRLVGVKPINPATSFRTGAHILADRAAATLENDQGYVTSSAFSPSLGHTIGLALIKRGPERIGEKVTVWNGLRNEFTEALLCSPIFIDPENEKLHA, from the coding sequence ATGACGAGCTACCGTCTCTCCGTCGGCGGTCAAATCGACCGCTCGAAAACCGTCAACTTTACCTTCGACGGCCGGGAGCTGACAGGCCATCCCGGCGACACACTCGCCTCCGCCCTGCTTGCCAACGGCATCCAGCTCGTGGGCCGTAGTTTCAAGTATCATCGGCCGCGCGGTATCCTGACGGCGGGTGCCGCCGAACCCAATGCGCTGGTGACGACAGGGACCGGCGGCCGGACCGAAGCCAATAGCCGCGCCACGATGATCGAACTCCATGAAGGATTGATCGCGCGCAGCCAAAACCGCTGGCCCTCGCTCGGCTTCGATATCGGCGCCGTCAACGGCCTGTTCTCGCCCTTCCTCAGCGCCGGCTTCTATTACAAGACGTTTATGTGGCCGGCAGGCCTTTGGGAGAAACTCTACGAACCGCTGATCCGCAAGGCCGCCGGCCTCGGTAAGGCGTCCTACGAGGCCGATCCAGATTCCTATGAGAAACGCTGGGGTCATTGCGACCTGCTTGTGATCGGTGCGGGACCGACGGGCCTCGCCGCAGCCCTGACGGCGGGACGCGCGGGCGCCCGCGTCATCGTCGCCGACGAGGGTCCTGCACTCGGCGGTAACCTTCTCCTTGAGGCCGGCACAATCCTGCGGGATATTCTCGACGAACTCGAAAGCCTCCCGAACGTGCGGCTCCTGTCGCGCACCACAGTCATCGGCTGGTACGACGATAATGTCTTCGGCGCCGTCGAGCGCGTGCAGAAACATCTGGCAACGCCCGATCCGCACCGTCCGGTCGAGCGCCTTTGGCGCATCATCGCCACGCGGGCGATCCTTGCGACCGGCGCAGAGGAACGCCCTCTCGTCTTCGGCGGCAACGACATTCCTGGCGTTATGATGGCCGGCGCCATGTGCAGCTACCTCAACCGTCAAGCGATTGCTCCCGGCGTTCGCACCGTCGTCTTCACAACGAACCAATCCGGTTACCGCACCGCCGCCGACCTTGAAGCCGCCGGCCTCGAGGTCGCCGCCATCGTCGACAGCCGTGCCAATTCCCACGACACCTGGTCAGGCCGTGCTCCGGTGCTAACCAATGCCCGTGTCGTCGACGCGCATGGCCGCAAGTGCTTGCATCGTTTGAGCGTCGCGACCGCCTCGGGCACTCAACGCATCGAGGCCGATGCACTGGCTGTGTCCGGTGGCTGGAGCCCGATCATCCACCTTGCATGCCAACGCGGCGCAAAGCCCATCTGGTCCGCGGAGAAAGCCGCGTTCCTGGCACCGGAAAGGCAAGAGGGCTTGCTGATTGCCGGCTCGGCCGCCGGCCTTGCCGCCACGGATGCCTGCTTAGGCGATGGCGCCGGCAAAGCGGTTGAGGCACTGAAGGCGATCGGCTTCAGCAACGTCATGCCAGCCTTTGCAGTGGTGGAGGAGATCTCCCCGGCCGTTGCGTCGCTCTGGTATGTTAAAGGCGGCAAGGGCAAGGCGTTCGTCGATTACCAGAACGACGTTCATCTGAAGGACCTCGGCCTTGCCGTGCGCGAAGGCTACGGCCATGTCGAGCTCGCCAAGCGCTACACCACCAACGGTATGGCGACCGATCAGGGCAAGCTGTCCAATATCAACGCTATCGGCATCCTTGCAGAAGCGCGCGGCGTCTCGCCGGCCGAGGTCGGCACGACAACCTTCCGCCCGTTTTATACGCCGGTCTCCTTCGGCGCGCTGACCGGCACCGCGCGCGGCAAACACTTCCAGCCGGCGCGCAAGTCGCCGCTGCATAACTGGGCCAAGAAGAATGGCGCCACCTTTGTCGAGACGGGCCTTTGGTATCGCTCATCCTGGTTCCCGCGCCAAGGCGAGACCACCTGGCGTGAAAGCGTCGATCGAGAGGTGCTGAACATCCGCAAGAACGCCGGTATCTGCGATGTCTCGACGCTCGGCAAGATCGAGATCCTCGGCAGGGATGCGGCAACCTTCCTTGACCGCGTCTATTGCAACGGCTTTGCCAAGTTGTCCGTCGGCAAGGCACGGTATGGCGTCATGCTGCGCGAAGACGGCATGATCTACGATGACGGCACGACCAGCCGGCTCGGTGAAAATCACTTCTTCATGACGACAACGACGGCGCTCGCGGCCGGTGTGCTCACTCATCTCGAATTCTGCGCCCAGACGCTCTGGCCTGAACTCGACGTCTACTTCGCCTCCTCGACCGACCAATGGGCGCAGATGGCGATTGCTGGCCCAAAATCGCGGGCAATCCTCTCCGAGATCGTCGATGAGGATTTGTCCGACGTTGCCTTCCCCTTTATGAGTGCCCGCATTGTCTCGCTCTTTGGCGGTACGCTCGAAGGCCGACTCTTCCGAATCTCCTTTTCCGGCGAACTCGCTTATGAGCTCGCCGTACCTGCCGGTTACGGTGAATGGGTGGCGGATGCCATCATGGAGGTTGGCGAGAAGCACGGTATTTGCCCTTACGGCGCCGAAGCGCTCGGCGTGATGCGCATCGAAAAGGGCCATGTCACCCACGCCGAAATCAACGGCACGGTGACGCCAAATGATCTTGGCCTCGGTCGGATGGTCTCAGCGACCAAGTCGGATTTCATCGGCAAGGCCATGCTGACTCGCGAAGGCCTGCAGTTACCCGACCGACCGCGCCTTGTCGGCGTGAAGCCGATCAATCCTGCCACGAGCTTCCGCACCGGCGCCCATATCCTGGCGGATCGGGCCGCCGCCACGCTCGAGAACGACCAGGGCTATGTCACCTCCAGCGCATTTTCGCCAAGCCTCGGCCACACGATCGGCCTGGCACTGATCAAGCGCGGGCCGGAGCGTATTGGTGAAAAGGTCACGGTCTGGAATGGCCTTAGAAACGAATTCACCGAAGCGCTGCTCTGCAGCCCGATCTTCATCGATCCTGAGAACGAGAAACTGCATGCGTGA
- a CDS encoding sarcosine oxidase subunit delta: protein MASLISCPHCGLRPKEEFSIKGDASLTRPAPNAGPEAWYDYVYLRDNPKGRHKEYWHHSSGCRRWLVVERDTVTHAAYEVSDAALAKLGGQA, encoded by the coding sequence ATGGCAAGCCTGATTTCCTGCCCTCACTGCGGCCTCCGCCCCAAGGAGGAGTTTTCCATCAAGGGCGATGCAAGCCTGACACGTCCCGCCCCGAATGCCGGCCCTGAGGCGTGGTATGACTATGTCTACCTCCGAGACAATCCGAAGGGGCGCCACAAGGAATATTGGCACCATTCCTCCGGCTGCCGCCGCTGGCTGGTCGTCGAGCGCGACACCGTCACCCACGCCGCTTATGAGGTGAGCGACGCTGCCCTCGCCAAGCTCGGAGGCCAGGCATGA
- a CDS encoding sarcosine oxidase subunit beta family protein codes for MRYSALSIFLNGLRGNKDWTAAWRSPAPKPHYDVVIVGGGGHGLATAYYLAKTFGITNVAVLEKGYLGSGNIGRNTTIIRSNYLLPGNNPFYELSMKLWEGLEQDFNFNAMVSQRGVLNLFHSDAQRDAYTRRGNAMRLHGVDAEFLDRTAVRKMLPFLDFDNARFPIMGGLFQPRGGTVRHDAVAWGYARGADNRGVDIITGCEVTGIRAENGSVTGVETSRGFIGCGKLALAAAGNSTTVADMAGLRLPIESHVLQAFVSEGLKPFIDTVVTFGAGHFYVSQSDKGGLVFGGDIDGYNSYAQRGNLATVEHVAEAGVAMIPSLTRVRYLRTWGGVMDMSMDGSPIIDRTHIDNLYLNAGWCYGGFKATPASGYCYAHLIARNEPHETARQLRLDRFRRGYQIDEKGVGAQPNLH; via the coding sequence ATGCGCTATTCCGCACTTTCGATCTTTCTGAACGGCCTTCGGGGCAACAAGGACTGGACCGCAGCCTGGCGCAGTCCGGCACCGAAGCCGCATTATGATGTTGTCATCGTCGGTGGCGGCGGCCATGGGCTTGCAACGGCCTACTACCTCGCCAAGACCTTCGGCATCACCAATGTCGCGGTGTTGGAAAAGGGCTATCTCGGCTCGGGCAACATCGGCCGCAACACAACGATCATTCGTTCGAACTACCTGTTGCCCGGCAACAACCCTTTCTACGAGTTGTCAATGAAGCTCTGGGAAGGCCTGGAGCAGGATTTCAACTTCAATGCCATGGTCTCGCAGCGCGGCGTGCTCAATCTTTTCCATTCCGATGCACAACGTGACGCCTATACCCGTCGCGGCAACGCCATGCGGCTGCATGGCGTCGATGCCGAATTCCTTGATCGAACGGCCGTGCGTAAGATGCTGCCTTTCCTCGATTTCGATAATGCCCGCTTCCCTATCATGGGCGGCCTGTTCCAACCGCGCGGCGGGACGGTTCGTCACGATGCGGTCGCCTGGGGCTATGCTCGTGGCGCCGACAATCGCGGCGTCGACATTATCACAGGCTGCGAGGTAACCGGTATCCGCGCCGAGAATGGCAGCGTGACCGGTGTCGAGACCTCAAGGGGCTTCATCGGCTGCGGCAAGCTGGCGCTCGCCGCAGCCGGCAATTCCACCACCGTCGCCGATATGGCGGGCCTACGCCTGCCGATCGAAAGCCATGTGCTGCAGGCCTTCGTGTCCGAGGGCCTGAAACCCTTCATCGATACGGTCGTCACCTTTGGCGCCGGCCATTTTTATGTCTCCCAATCGGACAAGGGCGGCCTTGTCTTCGGCGGCGACATCGACGGGTACAATTCCTATGCACAGCGCGGCAATCTCGCGACCGTCGAACATGTCGCCGAGGCCGGCGTCGCCATGATCCCGTCGCTGACCCGCGTGCGCTACCTGCGCACGTGGGGCGGCGTCATGGATATGAGTATGGACGGATCGCCGATCATCGACCGGACCCATATCGACAATCTCTATCTGAATGCCGGCTGGTGTTACGGTGGCTTCAAAGCGACGCCTGCCTCCGGCTACTGCTATGCCCACCTGATTGCCCGCAATGAGCCGCATGAAACCGCCCGGCAACTGCGGCTTGACCGCTTCCGACGCGGCTATCAGATCGATGAAAAGGGCGTCGGCGCCCAGCCCAACCTGCATTGA
- a CDS encoding GlxA family transcriptional regulator, whose translation MTPADSKSVQKIGFLLVPGFALMSYASAIEPLRAANLIAGRELYRLSMFSSHGTSVPSSSGAVVPAAPLPSRGTGLDMVFVCAGGSPRDWHHPTVHACLRQLAREGVRIGGISGGPYLLAAAGLLAGRDFTIHWEHAPALLEAFPDLTPRQARFVIDGNRITCGGGIAPLDMMHALIAERTGADFARRVSDWYLHTEIGEPAAPQRASLAERYGVHHPGLLSVLAKMEETIEMPLDRTTMARIAGVTARHLDRLFAAHLETTFLEQYRRIRLQHALRLLRQSPLSISEIAVATGFSSAGHFSRLFREAYGRAPRDMRRD comes from the coding sequence ATGACCCCAGCCGATAGCAAAAGCGTCCAGAAAATCGGTTTCCTCCTCGTGCCAGGATTTGCGCTGATGTCCTATGCGTCCGCGATCGAGCCGCTTCGCGCCGCAAACCTCATCGCTGGACGCGAACTATACCGTCTTTCCATGTTTTCTTCGCACGGCACGTCGGTGCCGTCCTCGTCGGGTGCCGTAGTTCCCGCGGCACCTCTGCCGTCTCGCGGCACTGGTCTCGACATGGTCTTCGTTTGCGCCGGTGGTTCGCCGCGCGATTGGCACCACCCGACCGTGCATGCCTGCCTCCGGCAGTTGGCACGCGAAGGCGTGCGGATCGGCGGTATTTCGGGCGGCCCGTACCTGCTTGCCGCCGCAGGGCTGCTTGCCGGGCGTGATTTCACCATTCATTGGGAACATGCGCCGGCGCTGCTCGAAGCATTCCCGGATCTTACACCACGTCAGGCCCGCTTCGTCATCGACGGCAATCGCATCACTTGCGGTGGCGGTATCGCGCCGCTGGACATGATGCATGCGCTGATTGCCGAGCGCACCGGCGCCGATTTCGCCCGCCGCGTCAGCGACTGGTATTTGCATACGGAGATCGGCGAGCCGGCCGCGCCGCAGCGGGCCTCGCTTGCAGAACGTTACGGCGTGCACCACCCGGGCCTGCTCAGCGTCCTTGCCAAGATGGAAGAGACCATTGAGATGCCGCTTGATCGTACGACGATGGCTCGGATCGCCGGCGTTACCGCCCGCCATCTCGACAGGCTGTTCGCCGCCCATCTGGAAACGACCTTTCTCGAGCAATATCGCCGCATCCGGCTGCAGCATGCATTACGCCTGCTTCGCCAAAGCCCGCTGTCGATCTCGGAAATCGCGGTTGCGACCGGCTTTTCCAGCGCTGGCCATTTCTCGCGACTGTTTCGCGAGGCTTATGGCAGGGCGCCGCGCGATATGCGGCGGGACTAG
- a CDS encoding helix-turn-helix domain-containing protein, whose translation MNTKRETTEQKDHAHGSRSAFTQDPHAVREPKENNLEMAIGHEVRAFRKKLGITVTDLAAATGISLGMLSKIENGNISPSLTTLQSLSRALGVPLTAFFRRYEEPRNAVFVKAGQGVELERRGTRAGHQYNLLGHIDNNTSGVIVEPYLITLTADSDVFPTFQHEGMEFLYMLEGEVVYRHGDQLFPMQPGDSLFFDADAPHGPEVLVKLPSRYLSIISYPQVNKNT comes from the coding sequence ATGAATACCAAGCGCGAAACGACGGAGCAGAAGGACCACGCGCATGGCAGCCGCTCTGCCTTCACTCAGGATCCGCATGCCGTTCGCGAGCCGAAGGAAAACAACCTCGAAATGGCGATCGGCCACGAGGTGCGCGCCTTCCGCAAGAAACTCGGTATCACGGTGACGGATCTCGCCGCTGCGACCGGCATATCGCTCGGCATGTTGTCGAAGATCGAGAATGGCAATATTTCGCCGTCGCTGACGACGCTGCAATCGCTGTCACGCGCCCTCGGCGTGCCGCTCACCGCCTTTTTCCGCCGTTACGAGGAGCCGCGTAACGCTGTCTTCGTCAAGGCGGGACAGGGTGTCGAACTCGAACGCCGCGGCACGCGCGCGGGCCATCAATATAATCTGCTCGGACACATCGACAATAATACGAGCGGCGTCATCGTTGAGCCCTACCTCATAACCCTGACCGCGGATTCCGACGTCTTCCCGACCTTCCAGCACGAGGGCATGGAGTTTCTCTATATGCTCGAAGGCGAGGTCGTTTATCGTCATGGCGACCAGCTTTTCCCTATGCAACCGGGCGACAGCTTGTTCTTTGATGCCGATGCGCCGCATGGCCCCGAAGTGCTTGTCAAGCTGCCGAGCCGCTACCTGTCGATCATTAGCTATCCACAAGTGAACAAGAATACCTAA
- a CDS encoding class II glutamine amidotransferase, whose protein sequence is MCGIVGLFLKDKSLEPQLGALLSSMLVTMTDRGPDSAGIAIYGDGDGDKAKITVQSASPKKDFAGLETELMRALDSYLSIEVKSTHAVITLPRNRLDDGRAAIAELRPDVRIMSSGDAIEIYKETGLPKDVVSRFSVTAMAGTHGIGHTRMATESAVTTLGAHPFSTGSDQCLVHNGSLSNHNNLRRELKHQGMTFETENDSEVAAAYLTAEMAKGKNLGEALESAVDDLDGFFTFVVGTKSGFGVVRDAIACKPAVMAETDRYVAFGSEYRALVSLPGIEAARVWEPEPATVYFWER, encoded by the coding sequence ATGTGCGGAATTGTCGGTCTCTTCCTGAAGGATAAAAGCCTGGAGCCTCAGCTCGGAGCGCTCCTGTCGTCCATGCTGGTGACGATGACCGATCGCGGGCCGGATAGCGCCGGCATTGCCATCTATGGCGACGGTGACGGCGACAAGGCGAAGATCACCGTTCAGTCCGCCAGTCCGAAGAAGGATTTCGCTGGCCTGGAAACGGAATTGATGAGGGCGCTCGACAGCTATCTTTCGATCGAGGTCAAGAGTACGCATGCGGTCATCACCTTGCCAAGGAACCGGCTCGACGACGGCCGCGCGGCAATCGCCGAACTTCGTCCCGACGTGCGGATCATGAGCAGCGGCGATGCGATCGAGATCTATAAGGAAACCGGCCTGCCGAAGGATGTCGTTTCCCGCTTTTCCGTCACCGCGATGGCGGGCACGCACGGTATCGGCCACACGCGCATGGCAACGGAGTCCGCCGTGACGACGCTTGGCGCCCATCCTTTCTCGACCGGCTCCGACCAGTGCCTTGTGCACAACGGCTCGCTGTCGAACCACAACAATCTTCGCCGCGAACTGAAGCATCAGGGCATGACCTTCGAGACGGAAAACGACTCCGAGGTTGCCGCTGCCTATCTGACGGCCGAGATGGCCAAGGGGAAGAATCTGGGTGAAGCGCTGGAGAGCGCGGTCGACGACCTCGACGGTTTTTTCACCTTCGTCGTCGGCACCAAGTCAGGCTTCGGCGTCGTGCGCGATGCGATCGCCTGCAAGCCTGCCGTCATGGCTGAAACGGATCGTTATGTTGCTTTCGGCTCGGAATATCGTGCGCTTGTCAGCCTGCCCGGCATCGAAGCGGCGCGTGTCTGGGAGCCGGAGCCGGCAACCGTTTATTTCTGGGAACGCTGA
- a CDS encoding GXGXG domain-containing protein, which yields MPTFDLAVTPLRDLNQTLHDIVQGDNDLQFEVVNPRGHHAVAAGVHAPVSIDIRGSVGYYCGGMNDEAVITVHGSAGPGVGENMVSGRITVKGDASQYAGATGCGGLLVIEGNASSRCGISMKGIDIVVRGNIGHMSAFMAQAGNLVVLGDAGEALGDSLYEARIFVRGKVQSLGADCIEKEMRSEHIELLGRLLEKAGITDARPEEFSRYGSARKLYSFHVDNADAY from the coding sequence ATGCCCACATTTGATCTTGCGGTGACCCCGCTTCGCGATCTCAATCAGACCCTGCACGACATTGTACAGGGCGATAACGACCTTCAGTTCGAAGTCGTCAATCCGCGTGGCCATCATGCGGTCGCCGCCGGCGTGCACGCGCCTGTCAGCATCGATATCCGCGGCAGCGTCGGCTATTACTGCGGCGGCATGAACGACGAGGCCGTTATCACTGTGCACGGTTCGGCTGGCCCCGGTGTCGGCGAGAACATGGTGTCCGGCCGGATAACCGTCAAAGGCGACGCCAGCCAGTACGCGGGCGCGACCGGTTGCGGTGGCCTTTTGGTGATCGAAGGCAATGCCTCGTCGCGCTGCGGCATCTCCATGAAAGGTATCGATATCGTCGTGCGTGGCAATATCGGCCACATGTCCGCTTTCATGGCGCAAGCCGGCAACCTCGTCGTTCTCGGCGACGCTGGCGAGGCGCTTGGCGACTCCCTCTACGAGGCACGCATCTTCGTGCGCGGCAAGGTCCAAAGCCTCGGCGCCGACTGTATTGAGAAGGAGATGCGCTCCGAGCACATCGAATTGCTCGGCCGCCTCCTCGAAAAGGCCGGCATCACCGATGCAAGGCCCGAGGAATTCAGCCGCTACGGTTCCGCCCGCAAGCTCTATAGCTTCCACGTCGACAATGCCGACGCCTACTAA